One segment of Fibrobacter sp. UWB10 DNA contains the following:
- the mpaA gene encoding murein tripeptide amidase MpaA, translated as MPFAPETRGILRLPFAEYGHSVLGTPLRYIPCSDSCRVLVVAGIHGEEPETTFLLSRVLRAFENPFESVAFVLCANPDGMTLGTRGNANGVDLNRNFPTANWSKEPVGSRSILEAPRDTFLSAGNAPGSEPETAALVALIQKLSPESIISMHAPMACVDAPACTDLVKSLCESFNLPWHADIGYPTPGSLGTWCKEQKSPECITLELPRMSLEALFDRYSESFVTFLLSLLR; from the coding sequence ATGCCCTTTGCTCCTGAAACCCGTGGAATCCTTCGCTTGCCCTTTGCTGAATACGGGCACTCCGTTCTCGGTACGCCCTTGCGCTACATTCCGTGCTCCGACTCATGCCGCGTGCTTGTGGTTGCTGGAATCCATGGCGAAGAGCCCGAAACCACGTTTCTGCTGAGCCGAGTCCTTCGGGCGTTCGAAAACCCTTTTGAATCGGTCGCTTTCGTGCTTTGTGCAAATCCCGACGGCATGACGCTTGGAACCCGCGGAAACGCAAATGGGGTAGACTTGAACCGCAACTTTCCGACGGCAAATTGGAGCAAGGAACCCGTAGGCTCACGCTCCATTCTAGAAGCCCCGCGCGATACGTTCCTGTCGGCAGGGAATGCTCCTGGCAGTGAGCCGGAAACGGCTGCGCTCGTAGCACTCATTCAAAAACTTTCGCCCGAAAGCATTATTTCGATGCACGCTCCTATGGCTTGTGTCGATGCTCCGGCATGTACAGATCTTGTAAAAAGTTTGTGCGAATCCTTCAATTTGCCTTGGCATGCCGACATTGGATACCCCACACCAGGGAGTCTCGGCACTTGGTGCAAAGAACAAAAAAGTCCAGAGTGCATCACTCTGGAACTTCCTCGAATGTCGCTAGAAGCGCTCTTTGATCGCTATAGCGAAAGCTTTGTTACTTTCCTTCTTTCGCTTCTTCGATAA
- the ruvC gene encoding crossover junction endodeoxyribonuclease RuvC, with translation MIVLGIDPGTITTGYAFIESSAQKVKVLEYGTLHAPASHALEDRLLHIVSGLEELLDKYKPESFGMEGIFFAKNAKSALVLGHIRGAVLVACRKRGITYSEYSPRVVKQAVTGDGGASKEQVANMIFARLGIQGSGLPLDASDALAIAWTHANPSPLNDAVSKVLGKKKVVRKKKATTKQWLDLIEKMGGHV, from the coding sequence ATGATTGTCCTTGGAATTGACCCCGGCACCATTACGACCGGTTATGCATTTATTGAATCTAGCGCACAAAAAGTAAAGGTCCTGGAATACGGAACTTTGCATGCTCCAGCAAGCCATGCGCTCGAAGATCGACTGTTGCATATCGTGTCCGGGCTCGAAGAATTATTGGACAAATACAAGCCCGAATCGTTTGGCATGGAAGGTATTTTCTTTGCGAAAAATGCCAAGAGTGCTCTAGTGCTAGGCCACATTCGTGGCGCGGTTCTGGTGGCCTGCCGCAAGCGCGGAATTACGTATAGCGAATACAGCCCGCGAGTTGTCAAACAGGCGGTTACAGGCGATGGTGGCGCTTCCAAGGAACAAGTGGCCAACATGATTTTTGCGCGCCTCGGAATACAAGGGAGTGGCTTGCCGCTCGATGCTTCCGATGCTTTAGCAATCGCATGGACTCATGCGAATCCGTCTCCGCTGAACGATGCGGTGTCTAAGGTTCTCGGTAAAAAGAAGGTCGTGCGCAAAAAGAAGGCGACTACCAAGCAGTGGCTAGATTTGATTGAAAAGATGGGAGGGCATGTCTGA
- a CDS encoding CDP-alcohol phosphatidyltransferase family protein: protein MGKSRFILPNAFTSMNFLLGVFAICWVTGAFSSFTSSDPIRTGAYFIILSVLLDKLDGFAARLVNASSEFGAQFDSLADLIAFGLAPAFTVFFTYKTQSPEWFQANGVLLIVAFAIYVLCAAMRLAKYNACDSDTYHHHFSGLPSTFAGAINAILIVYLKQNGLFENAESPLLVIPVLVMLVTGLLMVSPLFLPKLQPRKNQLLNIGQAILIVITYICGFLFISDKVPFILEYLLTLCSVYLIAGFTLGLIQRKKIIEEAKEGK, encoded by the coding sequence ATGGGTAAGTCTCGTTTTATTTTGCCGAATGCGTTCACTAGCATGAACTTTCTTTTGGGCGTTTTTGCCATTTGCTGGGTGACCGGCGCATTCAGTTCTTTTACCTCTTCTGACCCCATCCGCACCGGTGCTTATTTCATTATCTTGAGCGTTCTCTTGGATAAGCTGGACGGATTTGCCGCTCGTCTCGTGAATGCAAGTTCCGAGTTCGGGGCCCAGTTCGACAGCCTTGCTGACCTGATTGCCTTCGGTCTCGCTCCGGCATTTACCGTTTTCTTTACCTACAAGACCCAGAGCCCGGAATGGTTCCAGGCCAACGGAGTGCTCCTGATTGTCGCATTTGCAATCTACGTGCTTTGCGCCGCCATGCGCCTTGCCAAGTACAATGCCTGCGATAGCGACACCTACCACCACCACTTCTCCGGCCTTCCGTCTACCTTTGCCGGTGCCATCAACGCTATTCTGATTGTCTACCTCAAGCAGAACGGTCTGTTTGAAAACGCAGAAAGCCCGCTCCTGGTTATCCCGGTACTCGTGATGCTGGTAACCGGACTTTTGATGGTAAGCCCGCTCTTCTTGCCCAAGCTCCAGCCCCGCAAGAATCAGCTCTTGAACATTGGCCAGGCAATCCTGATTGTGATTACCTATATCTGCGGATTCCTGTTCATTTCTGACAAGGTTCCGTTTATTTTGGAATACCTGCTCACGCTCTGCTCTGTATACCTGATTGCAGGCTTTACCTTAGGCTTGATTCAGCGTAAGAAGATTATCGAAGAAGCGAAAGAAGGAAAGTAA
- a CDS encoding ABC transporter substrate-binding protein, which yields MVYRITKKTLGNIMKIRARQIFTLATALGCVFTVGCNEETKPTADKIQSEYDRSETLYIGGFDWTPPSSFNPLDYNPNFPIDGNCRITYEALLAYNQLSGELEPMLADSYKSDENKITVHLDPKAKWSNGTPVTVEDVLYTFKIDSLLPTPRHDNWQFLSQITDDGNNNISFHFSSNKNPLIILNALAETSILPKAVFEPLVQGAKSGKSYDMNRIAEFKNDSMPVVSGPYNIKTYSPDQIVLERNDNYWGNYKFGGKKPTPKYIIHSLYNSNNQFNSAMTKGNLDISSVFLPRIWDKAKDSIRAWSRNEPYHLPGSITTLFIAHTRAPFDDVNIRRAMVHAINFEKIKARAVSNYTPVIQPGFILPFGTESKFFNKEDADKYGYSYDVEEAKEILTKAGYSWDESGRLLDKNKEQVRNITIECPQGWTDWEDAIKVIVESLNEIGLAAEEKFVDYSVWDKNLRLGTFDLAMKTQTAELSAASPWNRFDQVMSSVSLKPTGEEAFANQGRYKNDDADKLLLKIPAITNEKELVEAYRALNRIFMETIPVLPVMYRPTQYYQFSTKHWTNFPTEEDPYAPPQSLVVAAGVKGLWKITPQANAK from the coding sequence ATGGTTTACAGGATTACAAAGAAGACTTTGGGAAACATCATGAAAATACGTGCAAGGCAAATATTCACCCTGGCAACAGCCCTAGGCTGCGTTTTCACCGTTGGTTGCAACGAAGAAACTAAGCCCACCGCCGATAAGATCCAGTCGGAATACGATCGCAGCGAAACCCTGTACATCGGAGGCTTTGACTGGACTCCGCCATCTTCGTTTAATCCGTTGGATTACAACCCCAACTTCCCTATCGATGGCAATTGCCGTATTACCTACGAAGCTTTGCTCGCTTACAACCAGTTAAGCGGCGAACTCGAACCCATGCTTGCTGACAGCTACAAGAGCGACGAAAACAAGATTACAGTCCATCTTGATCCTAAGGCAAAATGGAGTAACGGAACCCCCGTTACTGTCGAAGATGTTCTTTACACATTCAAGATTGACTCCCTGCTTCCTACGCCGCGCCATGACAACTGGCAATTCCTGAGCCAAATTACCGACGACGGTAACAACAACATTTCTTTCCATTTCAGCAGCAACAAGAATCCCTTGATTATCTTGAATGCTCTTGCTGAAACATCTATTCTGCCGAAGGCCGTATTCGAGCCGCTCGTCCAGGGGGCGAAGTCCGGTAAGAGCTACGACATGAACCGCATTGCCGAATTCAAGAACGATTCGATGCCTGTGGTTTCAGGTCCTTACAACATCAAGACCTATTCGCCGGACCAGATTGTTTTGGAACGTAATGACAACTACTGGGGCAACTATAAGTTCGGCGGAAAGAAGCCGACTCCCAAGTACATTATTCATTCCCTGTACAATAGCAACAACCAGTTTAACAGCGCCATGACCAAGGGCAACTTGGACATTTCTTCGGTGTTCCTGCCCCGCATTTGGGATAAGGCCAAGGACAGCATTCGCGCCTGGAGCCGCAACGAACCCTACCATCTTCCGGGTTCGATTACGACACTCTTTATTGCCCATACACGTGCTCCGTTTGACGACGTGAACATCCGTCGCGCCATGGTGCACGCCATCAATTTCGAAAAAATCAAGGCACGCGCCGTTTCAAACTACACCCCTGTTATTCAGCCCGGATTCATTCTGCCCTTCGGTACAGAATCCAAGTTCTTTAACAAGGAAGACGCAGACAAGTACGGATATTCCTACGATGTCGAAGAGGCCAAGGAAATCTTGACGAAGGCCGGCTACAGCTGGGATGAAAGTGGCAGACTGCTCGACAAGAACAAAGAGCAGGTTCGCAATATTACCATTGAATGCCCGCAAGGCTGGACCGACTGGGAAGACGCTATCAAGGTTATCGTAGAATCCTTGAACGAAATCGGGCTTGCCGCCGAAGAAAAATTTGTGGACTACAGCGTTTGGGACAAAAACTTGCGCTTGGGTACATTCGATCTCGCCATGAAAACACAGACTGCTGAACTTTCTGCAGCATCTCCTTGGAACAGGTTCGACCAGGTGATGAGTTCTGTTTCTCTCAAGCCCACTGGCGAAGAAGCTTTTGCTAACCAGGGTCGCTACAAGAATGACGATGCAGACAAACTATTATTGAAGATTCCGGCAATCACCAACGAAAAGGAACTGGTCGAAGCTTATCGCGCTTTGAACAGAATCTTTATGGAAACGATTCCGGTACTTCCGGTCATGTATCGTCCTACACAGTATTACCAGTTCTCGACAAAGCACTGGACCAATTTCCCGACCGAAGAAGACCCGTATGCACCGCCGCAGAGCCTTGTGGTTGCCGCCGGCGTGAAGGGTCTCTGGAAGATTACTCCGCAGGCAAATGCGAAGTAA
- a CDS encoding PQQ-binding-like beta-propeller repeat protein codes for METSIQEALYLFEMKGETADAIKMLEKAAMQGDEDDKEKAYFYLGKIQELAGNKTSANFYYEQSLARTNEVAKAYWLSERESATSSKPEALLRAPLQLKSPILRTFGKDPTFLLLRDGTISKIVDDRVENITVAPANKQIFNIDRQGIWYQPIDQDSLVFKALYASSPSKSFPITDITHLLIDGNRAIVQGEKQLSILNNKRIVTQIADKYNGCVPEGYFAPTNEFVLNCTDNALHFISPEDGSTKKSIAQFDVIRSVLIDKNMLFLVSGNYLYGYIPKARISPLWKISVSNIETMFSFEKSLVLLEASGRISLIDKKTGLIRKTIRSEASSVYPLAKGTLGLFSSEGAITAVDTVLNPLWHFNFAKPIEQSPIYTNGNLYLYFGDRKLVSLSPHYYGKKILLSEIMARQAAEITEHEEWEDLPPVLDSLFKLEPGNAEGWFFKALYLEQNKGSDRDKQKAWSEAVRLSSSNPQATQLILNRFSKAIGAKFVTLLPISPKTRYPQFFSSKKMLYTIDPAADRLLCINAETGELRWSKYIGTLDNSPVIDNDENTLVIASGYNIFIYDLNKDTSPASLQLPGKAFKMNVTEDAIYVSTWNGFLLKIQKPDNKLAWSRKIFSVPFLHTKSDKTIFACNLEGELVSLDDEAGQTQENSARKIPGQVSHMLSADSIITVASGNKLYLFNQKKKDTPPLQILMENDVSSLQVISDAGERKILVGLSDQSFLLYSEAGAPLWKFNGKNAVFPKPFVKDGFAWIDQGNEVIGISLKTGKKERKYSTPGGAGTPFILNHTLFSASPKRLLYGFTL; via the coding sequence ATGGAAACAAGCATTCAAGAAGCACTTTATCTGTTTGAAATGAAGGGCGAAACGGCAGACGCCATCAAGATGCTTGAAAAAGCTGCCATGCAGGGCGACGAAGACGACAAGGAAAAAGCCTATTTCTATCTGGGAAAAATTCAGGAACTTGCCGGCAACAAGACATCGGCAAACTTTTACTACGAGCAAAGTCTAGCCAGGACGAATGAAGTTGCCAAAGCCTACTGGCTTTCGGAACGCGAAAGCGCAACCAGCAGCAAGCCCGAAGCGCTACTGAGAGCACCGCTCCAGTTGAAGAGTCCTATTTTAAGAACCTTCGGAAAAGATCCGACCTTTTTGCTTTTACGCGACGGCACGATTAGCAAAATCGTAGATGACCGCGTCGAAAACATTACTGTCGCTCCCGCCAACAAGCAAATTTTCAATATCGACCGTCAAGGAATCTGGTATCAGCCTATTGACCAGGACAGCCTTGTTTTTAAGGCTTTATATGCCAGCAGCCCCAGCAAGAGTTTCCCCATTACAGACATTACGCACCTCTTGATTGACGGAAACAGGGCGATTGTCCAAGGCGAAAAACAGCTTTCCATTTTAAATAACAAGCGCATTGTAACGCAAATCGCTGACAAATACAACGGCTGCGTTCCGGAAGGCTATTTTGCTCCGACTAACGAATTTGTCTTGAATTGCACCGACAACGCGCTCCATTTTATTTCGCCCGAAGACGGATCGACTAAAAAATCCATTGCCCAATTTGACGTAATTAGAAGTGTTCTTATTGACAAGAACATGCTATTCCTGGTTTCGGGCAATTACCTATATGGCTACATTCCTAAAGCAAGAATTTCTCCCCTTTGGAAAATTTCGGTCAGCAATATCGAAACAATGTTCTCTTTCGAGAAAAGCCTTGTCCTACTTGAAGCTTCCGGAAGAATTTCGCTGATTGACAAAAAAACAGGCCTTATCCGAAAGACAATCCGAAGCGAAGCCTCTTCTGTTTATCCGCTCGCAAAGGGAACTCTCGGGCTATTCTCTAGCGAAGGCGCCATTACCGCGGTTGACACCGTGCTCAACCCTTTGTGGCATTTCAATTTTGCAAAGCCGATTGAGCAATCCCCCATTTACACTAACGGGAATCTCTATCTGTATTTTGGCGACCGAAAACTAGTTTCGCTTTCACCGCATTACTACGGGAAAAAGATTCTGCTCTCTGAAATTATGGCAAGACAGGCAGCCGAAATCACCGAGCACGAAGAATGGGAAGACCTGCCTCCCGTTTTAGATTCGCTTTTCAAACTGGAACCGGGAAATGCCGAGGGGTGGTTCTTCAAAGCACTTTATCTCGAACAAAATAAAGGAAGTGACCGAGACAAACAGAAAGCCTGGTCCGAGGCCGTCCGACTTTCAAGTAGCAATCCGCAAGCGACACAGCTAATTTTAAACCGATTCAGCAAGGCCATTGGCGCAAAATTCGTAACGTTACTGCCGATTTCGCCCAAGACCCGTTACCCGCAATTCTTTAGCAGCAAGAAAATGCTGTACACGATCGACCCTGCAGCAGACAGATTGCTGTGCATTAACGCTGAAACAGGCGAACTGCGCTGGTCAAAATACATTGGAACACTCGACAACAGCCCCGTTATCGATAACGATGAAAACACCCTCGTTATTGCCTCGGGTTACAACATTTTCATTTACGACTTGAACAAGGATACCTCTCCCGCCTCCTTGCAGCTTCCGGGAAAGGCATTCAAGATGAATGTTACCGAAGACGCCATTTACGTTTCTACCTGGAACGGATTCTTGCTCAAAATCCAGAAACCCGACAATAAACTCGCTTGGTCCAGAAAGATATTCTCTGTCCCGTTCCTGCATACCAAATCGGACAAGACAATTTTTGCATGTAACCTCGAAGGAGAACTCGTTTCCCTTGATGACGAAGCCGGACAGACCCAAGAAAATTCTGCTCGCAAGATTCCTGGCCAGGTTTCGCACATGCTCAGCGCAGATTCCATTATTACGGTCGCAAGCGGAAACAAGCTTTATCTATTCAACCAAAAGAAAAAGGATACCCCGCCGCTGCAGATTCTAATGGAAAACGACGTTTCTTCGCTGCAAGTGATTTCTGATGCGGGCGAAAGAAAAATCCTTGTCGGACTTTCGGATCAATCCTTCTTGCTCTACTCTGAAGCAGGCGCCCCTCTGTGGAAATTTAACGGCAAGAACGCTGTATTCCCCAAGCCCTTTGTCAAAGATGGTTTTGCCTGGATAGACCAAGGAAACGAAGTCATTGGAATCTCTTTAAAGACCGGAAAGAAAGAAAGAAAATACAGTACTCCAGGTGGAGCAGGCACACCGTTTATACTAAATCATACTTTGTTCAGTGCCTCTCCAAAGCGCTTGTTGTACGGATTCACTCTATAG
- a CDS encoding M15 family metallopeptidase, producing MDFKICYGLRPVDSADFVEVDGYIVDKQVLGDYNKLKETFAKCGFALRIESAYRPFERQLSIWNRKASGELKLLSAEGLPMERPADEEQLMYAILTWSALPGASRHHLGTDLDVVDGNACPAGYEVELTPAECDGMFRPFHEKLTELIGAGESFGFERVFVPGRGKIQPEKWHIAHLPTSRKYLENFSLKDLRALYEKTDIACKSALLDNLESLAENYIYPYFV from the coding sequence ATGGACTTCAAGATTTGTTACGGCCTTCGTCCGGTTGACTCTGCTGATTTTGTTGAGGTCGATGGCTACATTGTTGACAAACAGGTTCTCGGCGATTACAACAAATTAAAAGAGACTTTTGCGAAGTGCGGTTTTGCTCTCCGCATAGAATCCGCCTACCGCCCGTTCGAACGTCAACTTTCGATTTGGAATCGCAAGGCAAGTGGTGAACTCAAACTGCTTTCTGCCGAAGGACTCCCCATGGAGCGCCCGGCAGACGAAGAACAATTGATGTATGCGATTTTAACTTGGTCGGCGCTCCCTGGCGCAAGCCGTCACCATTTGGGCACTGATTTAGACGTGGTCGATGGCAATGCATGCCCTGCCGGCTACGAGGTGGAACTCACCCCCGCCGAATGTGACGGCATGTTCCGCCCCTTCCATGAAAAGTTGACCGAACTAATCGGGGCGGGCGAGTCCTTCGGCTTCGAGCGCGTATTCGTGCCTGGCCGCGGCAAGATTCAGCCCGAAAAGTGGCATATCGCGCACTTGCCGACCTCGCGAAAATACCTTGAAAACTTCTCGCTCAAAGACCTTCGCGCTCTCTACGAAAAGACGGATATCGCTTGCAAATCCGCATTGCTGGATAATTTGGAATCGCTCGCTGAAAATTACATCTACCCGTATTTTGTGTAG